A part of Chlamydia ibidis 10-1398/6 genomic DNA contains:
- a CDS encoding YggT family protein yields the protein MLSYFLRTAINIYSFLILVYILASWVPECHRMKWYQYVHKCVEPYLSLFRRFIPRIGFIDFSPMVALLCLEIVPFLVLRTLRFIILSIFQSAWLLQYI from the coding sequence ATGCTATCTTATTTCTTAAGAACTGCAATTAACATTTATAGTTTTCTAATTTTAGTATATATTCTTGCATCGTGGGTTCCAGAATGCCACAGAATGAAGTGGTATCAATATGTGCATAAATGCGTAGAACCTTACCTAAGCCTGTTTAGAAGATTCATCCCTCGTATTGGTTTTATTGATTTCAGCCCAATGGTCGCACTCTTGTGCTTAGAGATTGTTCCATTTCTTGTATTAAGAACCTTACGTTTTATTATTCTTAGTATATTTCAATCTGCATGGCTACTCCAGTATATATAA
- a CDS encoding toxin-antitoxin system YwqK family antitoxin, translating into MFIRKVSFFICSLSLISFTPLCGEGRYEKLTLTGVNIIDRNGLSETICSKEKLKKYAKINFLAPQPYQKVMRMYKNAKGESVACLTTYYANGQIHQYLECLNNRACGRYREWHSNGKIKIQAEVIGGIADLHPSAESGWLFDGITLAHNDEGILEAAISYEKGLLEGVSFYYHPNGQVWKECPYRKGKAHGEFLTFTQEGDLLKKQCYENGQKHGVSIRCSEGSDVVLSKEEYNKGSLVTGCYLDCEAKKIVSQVINGNGVQSIYGKHAVVETRTFSRGEQKGEVIVFDSLGENIVQTYFVVDGVKHGEECFFYPGSDKPRLLLTWNQGILQGTVKTWYPNGNLESCKELVNNKKSGLLTLYYPEGEIMATEEYDNELLVKGEYFRPGDRYPYAKVDKGCGTAVFFTSSGTVIKKIPYQDGKPLID; encoded by the coding sequence ATGTTTATAAGAAAAGTTAGTTTCTTTATCTGCAGTCTTTCTCTCATTTCTTTTACTCCCTTATGTGGTGAAGGAAGGTATGAGAAATTAACATTAACAGGTGTGAATATTATTGATAGGAATGGGTTATCGGAGACTATCTGTTCCAAAGAGAAGTTAAAGAAGTATGCTAAAATTAATTTTCTTGCTCCTCAGCCTTATCAAAAAGTCATGCGTATGTATAAGAATGCCAAGGGAGAGAGCGTTGCTTGTTTGACAACCTATTATGCTAACGGTCAAATTCATCAATATCTAGAGTGTTTAAATAACCGTGCTTGTGGTCGGTATCGTGAGTGGCATAGTAATGGGAAAATTAAAATACAAGCCGAGGTGATTGGAGGGATTGCTGACTTACATCCTTCTGCTGAATCTGGCTGGTTATTTGACGGGATAACGCTTGCTCACAATGATGAAGGGATATTGGAAGCAGCAATTAGCTATGAAAAAGGATTATTGGAAGGAGTTTCATTTTATTATCATCCAAATGGTCAAGTTTGGAAAGAATGTCCTTATCGCAAAGGGAAGGCTCACGGAGAGTTTCTAACATTTACTCAGGAAGGAGATCTTCTGAAAAAACAATGTTATGAAAATGGCCAGAAACATGGTGTAAGTATTCGTTGTTCTGAAGGTTCAGATGTTGTTTTATCTAAAGAAGAATATAACAAAGGTAGTTTAGTAACCGGATGTTATCTAGATTGTGAAGCTAAGAAGATAGTATCGCAAGTCATAAACGGTAACGGTGTACAATCTATTTATGGGAAACACGCTGTTGTAGAAACTCGGACTTTTTCTCGAGGAGAGCAAAAAGGCGAAGTTATAGTATTCGACAGTTTGGGTGAAAATATTGTTCAAACCTACTTTGTTGTAGATGGAGTCAAGCATGGTGAGGAGTGTTTCTTTTACCCAGGGTCAGATAAACCACGCTTGTTGTTGACATGGAATCAGGGTATTCTTCAGGGAACAGTAAAAACATGGTATCCTAATGGCAACTTAGAAAGTTGTAAGGAATTAGTAAATAACAAAAAATCTGGTTTACTTACATTGTACTACCCTGAAGGAGAAATTATGGCTACAGAGGAGTACGATAATGAGCTTCTCGTTAAAGGTGAATATTTTCGCCCTGGAGATCGTTATCCCTATGCTAAAGTAGATAAAGGTTGTGGCACTGCTGTTTTCTTCACGTCTTCAGGAACAGTTATTAAAAAAATCCCCTATCAAGATGGCAAACCCTTGATTGATTAG